Proteins encoded within one genomic window of Streptomyces profundus:
- a CDS encoding ATP synthase F0 subunit B: MDVQRKLDEIVATVSNARGMPMSASCVINRAELLTGLEEVRDALPGSLAQAREVLGDREQVVADAREEARQVVEAARAERSTLVDGTEIVQQAQSEAARILAEARAAADEIKVEADDYVDSKLANFEVVLGKTIGSVDRGRTKLLGPERGDPAELLRQADAYVEAQFGAIEAVLRKTLEAVGRGRQKLTGHRPIDELAEHVAAQEAADDGQPTDYFGRPVGEQDTYDYLGVPQPRRDVQQAPGESPVPPAAPPQAPAQLPAVPERQPYATAGYPAQSYGEESYGQEYGQGGYAEAGYQGDGYQQQGSYGQTAYGQQGYGADGYDYGSAAAEPTAAQQRQGYGYQGQGVLDETSLFDTQMIDPEQLRNYQQGQP; the protein is encoded by the coding sequence GTGGACGTACAGCGGAAACTCGACGAGATCGTCGCGACGGTCAGCAACGCCCGAGGCATGCCCATGTCGGCCTCCTGTGTGATCAACAGGGCCGAGTTGCTCACCGGTCTGGAAGAGGTGCGCGATGCGCTGCCCGGCTCCCTGGCGCAGGCCAGGGAGGTGCTCGGGGACCGCGAGCAGGTGGTCGCCGACGCGCGCGAGGAGGCCAGGCAGGTGGTGGAGGCCGCCCGGGCGGAGCGCTCCACGCTGGTCGACGGCACCGAGATCGTCCAGCAGGCCCAGTCCGAGGCGGCCCGCATCCTCGCGGAGGCGCGCGCCGCCGCCGACGAGATCAAGGTCGAGGCCGACGACTACGTCGACAGCAAGCTGGCCAACTTCGAAGTGGTCCTCGGCAAGACCATCGGCTCGGTCGACCGTGGTCGCACCAAGCTCCTCGGCCCCGAACGAGGCGACCCGGCCGAGCTGTTGCGGCAGGCGGACGCCTATGTCGAGGCCCAGTTCGGCGCCATCGAGGCGGTGCTCCGCAAGACGCTTGAGGCGGTGGGCCGGGGGCGGCAGAAGCTCACCGGACACCGCCCCATCGACGAGTTGGCCGAGCATGTGGCGGCCCAGGAGGCGGCCGACGACGGCCAGCCGACGGACTACTTCGGCCGGCCGGTCGGCGAGCAGGACACCTATGACTACCTGGGCGTTCCGCAGCCCCGGCGGGACGTCCAGCAGGCGCCCGGGGAGAGCCCGGTGCCGCCGGCGGCCCCGCCGCAGGCCCCCGCCCAGCTGCCGGCGGTGCCGGAGCGGCAGCCCTACGCCACCGCCGGCTACCCGGCGCAGTCCTATGGCGAGGAGAGCTACGGGCAGGAGTACGGCCAGGGGGGCTATGCCGAGGCCGGCTACCAGGGGGACGGCTACCAGCAGCAGGGCTCCTACGGACAGACCGCCTATGGCCAGCAGGGCTACGGCGCCGACGGCTACGACTACGGCTCGGCCGCCGCGGAGCCCACGGCCGCCCAGCAGCGGCAGGGCTACGGCTACCAGGGGCAGGGCGTGCTGGACGAGACCAGCCTCTTCGACACCCAGATGATCGACCCGGAGCAACTGCGCAACTACCAGCAGGGGCAGCCCTGA
- a CDS encoding YceD family protein, translating to MRGHPAALARKQTALNAPLDHRAPLVFDTRELGRRPGTLKRLSRTVEAPADLGVEVIRVPEGSPLEIELRMESVMEGVLITGTVRFPLAGECVRCLEPLTREGTADFQEMFSYPDSEFSARFADAGDDEEGDEERLFLQGDLLDLEPVLRDAVVLSLPLRPMCQEDCPGLCPDCGVPLAADPDHEHDESIDIRWAALREFAEARSSEAPAGQDKQTKAPRDRGDEPQEN from the coding sequence ATGCGCGGTCACCCCGCAGCCCTCGCGAGAAAGCAGACAGCCCTGAACGCCCCGCTGGACCACCGAGCCCCTCTCGTGTTCGACACACGTGAGCTGGGGCGGCGTCCCGGTACGCTCAAGCGGCTGTCGCGGACGGTCGAGGCGCCAGCGGATCTCGGGGTCGAGGTCATCCGGGTGCCCGAGGGGTCTCCGTTGGAGATCGAGCTGCGCATGGAGTCGGTGATGGAAGGGGTGCTGATCACCGGCACCGTCCGTTTCCCGCTGGCGGGGGAGTGCGTCAGGTGTCTGGAGCCGCTGACCCGCGAGGGCACGGCGGACTTCCAGGAGATGTTCTCCTACCCGGACTCCGAGTTCTCGGCCCGCTTCGCGGACGCCGGGGACGACGAGGAGGGGGACGAGGAGAGGCTGTTCCTTCAGGGCGACCTGCTGGATCTGGAGCCCGTGCTGCGGGACGCGGTGGTGCTGTCCCTGCCACTGCGCCCGATGTGTCAGGAGGACTGCCCAGGGCTGTGCCCCGACTGCGGGGTGCCGCTCGCGGCGGATCCGGATCATGAGCACGACGAGTCCATCGACATCCGATGGGCCGCGCTGCGGGAGTTCGCCGAGGCCAGGTCCTCGGAGGCGCCCGCCGGGCAAGACAAGCAAACGAAGGCTCCCCGCGACCGCGGGGACGAACCACAGGAGAATTAG
- the rpmF gene encoding 50S ribosomal protein L32, producing the protein MAVPKRKMSRSNTRHRRSQWKAAAPNLVRCERCQEPRLQHIACSNCGTYNRRQVLDV; encoded by the coding sequence GTGGCTGTTCCGAAGCGGAAGATGTCGCGCAGCAACACGCGCCACCGCCGGTCGCAGTGGAAGGCCGCTGCCCCGAATCTGGTGCGTTGCGAGCGCTGCCAGGAGCCGAGGCTCCAGCACATCGCGTGCTCCAACTGCGGTACCTACAACCGTCGTCAGGTTCTCGACGTCTGA
- the rnc gene encoding ribonuclease III, with product MAHARRSQPQPQAAADIAASLATLEGRLGYQLEPALLVRALTHRSYAYENGGLPTNERLEFLGDSVLGLVVTDTLYRRHPDLAEGQLAKLRAAVVQARALAEVARGLDLGAFVRLGRGEEGTGGRNKASILADTLEAVIGAVYLDQGLDAADALVHRLFDPVIERSSNLGAGLDWKTSLQELSAAEGLGVPEYVIGESGPDHEKTFTAAARVGGQTYGMGTGRSKKEAEQQAAETAWRAIRSALDAAAAEAAANATAEGEKADGAAAGGAPVA from the coding sequence ATGGCACACGCCAGGAGGTCGCAGCCGCAGCCCCAGGCAGCGGCCGACATCGCCGCGTCCCTCGCGACGCTGGAAGGGCGGCTCGGCTATCAGCTGGAGCCCGCCCTTCTGGTGCGTGCCCTGACTCACCGCAGCTACGCCTACGAGAACGGCGGCCTGCCGACCAACGAGCGCCTGGAGTTCCTCGGCGACTCGGTGCTCGGTCTTGTGGTCACCGACACGCTCTACCGCCGCCACCCGGATCTGGCCGAGGGGCAGCTCGCCAAGCTGCGAGCCGCCGTGGTCCAGGCCCGGGCGCTGGCGGAGGTGGCGCGCGGTCTCGATCTCGGCGCCTTCGTCAGGCTCGGCCGGGGCGAGGAGGGCACGGGCGGCCGGAACAAGGCGTCCATTCTGGCCGACACCCTGGAGGCGGTGATCGGCGCGGTCTATCTGGACCAGGGCCTGGACGCCGCCGATGCCCTGGTGCACCGGCTGTTCGATCCGGTGATCGAGCGTTCGTCCAACCTCGGCGCCGGCCTGGACTGGAAGACCAGCCTCCAGGAGCTGAGCGCGGCCGAGGGCCTTGGCGTGCCCGAGTATGTGATCGGGGAGAGCGGCCCCGACCACGAGAAGACGTTCACCGCCGCGGCCAGGGTCGGCGGCCAGACCTACGGCATGGGCACGGGGCGCAGCAAGAAGGAGGCCGAGCAGCAGGCGGCCGAGACGGCCTGGCGGGCCATTCGCTCCGCCCTCGACGCCGCGGCTGCCGAGGCCGCCGCGAACGCCACGGCCGAGGGGGAGAAGGCGGACGGCGCCGCCGCCGGCGGGGCTCCCGTTGCCTGA
- the mutM gene encoding bifunctional DNA-formamidopyrimidine glycosylase/DNA-(apurinic or apyrimidinic site) lyase: MPELPEVEVVRRGLERWIGGRTIAGAEVLHPRAIRRHLAGPVDFADRLRGLPFAAPRRRGKYLWLPLGDDAALLAHLGMSGQLLVQPGRAPDEKHLRVRITFTDAAAGELRFVDQRTFGGLSLHPLLGEGLPDVIAHIARDPLDPLFDEDAFHQALRRKRTTIKRALLDQSLISGVGNIYADEALWRTRLHYERPTATLTRPVTTELLTRVREVMTAALAVGGTSFDSLYVNVNGESGYFDRSLDVYGREDEPCRRCATPVRRRPWMNRSSYFCPKCQRPPR, translated from the coding sequence TTGCCTGAGCTTCCCGAGGTCGAGGTCGTCCGGCGCGGCCTCGAACGCTGGATCGGCGGGCGGACGATCGCCGGCGCCGAGGTGCTCCATCCCCGCGCCATCCGCCGCCATCTCGCGGGCCCGGTCGACTTCGCCGACCGGCTGCGGGGCCTTCCCTTCGCCGCTCCGCGCCGGCGCGGCAAGTACCTCTGGCTCCCGTTGGGGGACGACGCGGCGCTGCTGGCCCATCTGGGCATGAGCGGCCAGCTGTTGGTGCAGCCGGGCCGCGCCCCGGACGAGAAGCACCTCAGGGTGCGGATCACGTTCACCGACGCCGCGGCCGGCGAGCTGCGCTTCGTCGACCAGCGCACCTTCGGCGGCCTCTCGCTCCATCCGCTGCTCGGCGAAGGACTGCCCGACGTCATCGCCCATATCGCCAGGGACCCGCTGGACCCGCTCTTCGACGAGGACGCCTTCCACCAGGCCCTGCGCCGCAAGCGCACCACGATCAAGCGGGCGCTGCTGGACCAGTCCCTGATCAGCGGGGTGGGCAACATCTACGCCGACGAGGCGCTCTGGCGCACCCGGCTGCACTACGAGCGCCCCACCGCCACGCTCACCCGTCCGGTCACGACCGAGCTGCTGACCCGCGTCCGCGAGGTGATGACGGCGGCGTTGGCGGTGGGCGGCACCAGCTTCGACAGCCTCTATGTCAATGTGAACGGCGAGTCCGGTTACTTCGATCGCTCCCTGGACGTCTACGGGCGCGAGGACGAACCGTGCCGTCGCTGTGCCACGCCGGTGCGGCGGCGCCCCTGGATGAACCGCTCCAGCTACTTCTGCCCGAAGTGCCAACGGCCGCCTCGGTAG
- a CDS encoding CAP domain-containing protein: MGRHRRRRGHARTGLIGASAALTVGAVALGSGLMPGLTQHFTGESDTELDAAGNRSGAPLASAEPTPEREEPRATRGAERESAEETEEPAEETPSAEPETEEPSEDPSPTPSEETSEPSSPSPEPEPEPSDPPTQQEEQPASPEVQAAEAVLSLVNQARGQAGCQPLRLDAGLTNVALAHSRDMAQRGYFDHTDPDGRTPWDRAANAGISNMGGENIAMGQPDAQSVMDGWMNSEGHRANILNCDFTTMGLGAHFAGGGPWWTQTFGY, from the coding sequence ATGGGACGCCATCGTCGTCGGCGCGGGCACGCGCGTACCGGACTCATCGGTGCCTCCGCGGCCCTGACCGTGGGAGCGGTGGCCCTGGGCAGCGGCCTGATGCCGGGCCTCACCCAGCACTTCACCGGGGAGAGCGACACCGAACTCGACGCCGCGGGCAACCGGTCCGGCGCCCCGCTCGCCTCGGCGGAGCCAACCCCGGAGCGGGAGGAGCCGCGCGCGACGCGCGGTGCGGAGCGCGAGTCGGCCGAGGAGACGGAGGAGCCGGCCGAGGAGACGCCGTCGGCCGAGCCGGAGACCGAGGAGCCCAGCGAGGACCCCTCCCCCACCCCCAGCGAGGAGACCAGCGAGCCGTCCTCGCCGTCACCCGAGCCCGAGCCCGAGCCGAGCGACCCGCCGACCCAGCAGGAGGAGCAGCCCGCCTCCCCCGAGGTCCAGGCCGCCGAGGCCGTGCTGAGCCTGGTGAACCAGGCGCGCGGGCAGGCCGGTTGCCAGCCGCTGCGGCTGGACGCCGGGCTGACCAATGTGGCGCTCGCCCACAGCAGGGACATGGCCCAGCGCGGCTACTTCGACCACACCGACCCCGACGGCCGCACCCCCTGGGACCGCGCGGCCAACGCCGGCATCAGCAACATGGGCGGCGAGAACATCGCCATGGGGCAACCCGACGCCCAGTCGGTGATGGACGGCTGGATGAACAGCGAGGGGCACCGGGCCAACATCCTCAACTGCGACTTCACGACCATGGGCCTCGGCGCGCACTTCGCCGGCGGCGGACCGTGGTGGACCCAGACCTTCGGCTACTGA
- a CDS encoding acylphosphatase encodes MRMTAWVRGQVQGVGFRWYTRARALEIGELTGFAANLADGRVQVVAEGARERCERLLNWLRAGDTPGRVAGVTEIWDTPRDGYEGFTIR; translated from the coding sequence GTGCGGATGACCGCCTGGGTGCGCGGCCAGGTCCAGGGCGTCGGCTTCCGCTGGTACACCCGCGCCCGGGCCCTGGAGATCGGCGAGCTGACCGGCTTCGCCGCCAACCTCGCGGACGGGCGGGTCCAGGTGGTCGCCGAGGGGGCGCGCGAGCGGTGCGAGCGACTCCTCAACTGGCTGCGCGCCGGCGATACACCCGGCCGGGTGGCCGGTGTCACCGAGATATGGGACACACCGCGCGACGGTTACGAGGGCTTCACCATCCGGTGA
- the smc gene encoding chromosome segregation protein SMC translates to MHLKSLTLRGFKSFASATTLRFEPGITCVVGPNGSGKSNVVDALSWVMGEQGAKSLRGGKMEDVIFAGTTGRPPLGRAEVSLTIDNADGALPIEYAEVTITRTMFRNGGSEYQINGDTCRLLDVQELLSDSGIGREMHVIVGQGQLDSVLHADPTGRRAFIEEAAGVLKHRKRKEKALRKLEAMRANLARVQDLTDELRRQLKPLGRQAAVARKAAVIQADLRDARLRLLADDLVTLRGALRAELADEAALKERKDTAEQRLRAALRRESELEQEVRTLTPRVRRAQETWYGLSQLAERVRGTVNLADARVTSATAQQPEERRGREPEELEREAARVREQEAELTAALEAAGVALEDTVAHRAELERALAGEERRLKDVARALADRREGLARLQGQVNAARGRASSAQANIDRLAASRDEALERAAAARAEYEALRDEVAGREADDGELAEAHDAAKTELAEAETALTGARERLGEVERERAAVAARRDALALGLRRKDGTGALLASGDELAGVLGPAAELLTVTPGYEVQVAAALGAAAEAVAVAGPAEAAEALRRLRKQDAGRATLLVGAADDEEGAGRPADEPPAPWCWAVDLVRGPATLLPAVRRLLAGVVVVDTLDDALRLVSARPALTAVTGEGDVLSRRLAHGGSAGAPSTLEVRASVDEAEAEAERLAARAVELTAARERAVERRRAAAAAVEELARRRSAAERERSSVAQDLGRLGGQSRGAAGEAERAEAAVERATQELTRAVEQAEELAERLAVTEETSEDEDDPDTSVRDRLAADGANARQTEMEARLQVRTHEERVRGLAGRADSLDRSARAEREARARAERRRARARHEAEVAGAVADGARQLLAHAEASLARAEAERAAAEAAKAERERALDQERSAGREVKDELDKLTDSVHRGEVLGAEKRLRIEQLEARALEELGVEPAGLVAEYGPDQLVPPSPPAEGEELPADPEDPRNQPVPFVRAAQEKRLRAAERAYKQLGKVNPLALEEFSALEERHQFLSEQLEDLKKTRADLLQMVKEVDERVEEVFTAAYHDTAREFEGVFSRLFPGGEGRLVLTDPDDMLATGVEVEARPPGKKVKRLSLLSGGERSLTAVALLVSIFKARPSPFYVMDEVEAALDDTNLQRLIRIMRELKDSSQLIVITHQKRTMEVADALYGVSMQGDGVSKVISQRLS, encoded by the coding sequence GTGCACCTCAAGAGCCTCACCCTGCGAGGGTTCAAGTCCTTCGCCTCGGCCACGACGCTGCGCTTCGAGCCCGGCATCACGTGCGTCGTCGGGCCCAATGGCTCGGGCAAGTCCAATGTGGTGGACGCCCTCTCCTGGGTGATGGGCGAGCAGGGCGCCAAGTCGCTGCGCGGCGGCAAGATGGAGGACGTCATCTTCGCCGGCACCACGGGCCGCCCGCCCCTGGGCCGCGCCGAGGTCTCCCTCACCATCGACAACGCGGACGGCGCGCTGCCCATCGAGTACGCCGAGGTGACCATCACCAGGACGATGTTCCGCAACGGCGGCAGCGAGTACCAGATCAACGGCGACACCTGCCGGCTGCTGGACGTCCAGGAGCTGCTCTCCGACTCGGGCATCGGCCGGGAGATGCACGTCATCGTCGGCCAGGGGCAGTTGGACTCCGTGCTGCACGCCGACCCCACCGGGCGCCGGGCCTTCATCGAGGAGGCCGCCGGGGTGCTCAAGCACCGCAAGCGCAAGGAGAAGGCGCTGCGCAAGCTGGAGGCCATGCGCGCCAACCTCGCCCGGGTGCAGGACCTCACCGACGAACTGCGCCGTCAGCTCAAGCCGTTGGGGCGGCAGGCCGCCGTCGCCCGCAAGGCCGCCGTGATCCAGGCCGACCTGCGTGACGCCCGGCTGCGTCTGCTCGCCGACGACCTGGTCACCCTGCGCGGCGCGCTACGCGCCGAACTGGCCGACGAGGCGGCGCTCAAGGAGCGCAAGGACACGGCCGAACAGCGCCTGAGGGCGGCGCTGCGCCGGGAGAGCGAGCTGGAGCAGGAGGTCCGCACCCTCACACCGCGGGTGCGGCGCGCCCAGGAGACCTGGTACGGGCTATCCCAGCTGGCCGAGCGGGTGCGCGGCACCGTCAACCTGGCGGACGCCAGGGTCACCAGCGCGACGGCCCAGCAGCCGGAGGAGCGCCGGGGCAGGGAGCCCGAGGAGCTGGAGCGCGAGGCGGCGCGGGTGCGGGAGCAGGAGGCGGAGCTGACCGCCGCGCTGGAGGCCGCCGGCGTCGCGCTGGAGGACACCGTCGCCCACCGCGCCGAGCTGGAGCGGGCGTTGGCGGGGGAGGAACGCCGCCTCAAGGACGTCGCCCGCGCGCTGGCCGACCGCCGCGAGGGCCTCGCCCGGCTCCAGGGCCAGGTCAACGCGGCGCGCGGCCGGGCCTCGTCCGCGCAGGCCAACATCGACCGGCTGGCCGCCAGCCGGGACGAGGCGCTGGAGCGCGCCGCCGCCGCCCGCGCCGAGTACGAGGCGCTGCGGGACGAGGTGGCCGGGCGGGAGGCAGACGACGGAGAGCTGGCCGAGGCCCATGACGCGGCCAAGACGGAACTGGCCGAGGCCGAGACCGCGTTGACCGGCGCCAGGGAGCGGCTCGGCGAGGTGGAGCGGGAGCGCGCCGCCGTCGCGGCCCGGCGCGACGCGCTGGCGCTCGGCCTGCGCCGCAAGGACGGCACCGGCGCGCTGCTGGCCTCGGGCGACGAACTGGCCGGGGTCCTGGGCCCGGCGGCCGAGCTGTTGACGGTCACCCCCGGGTACGAGGTGCAGGTCGCCGCCGCGCTGGGCGCGGCGGCCGAGGCCGTCGCGGTGGCCGGGCCCGCCGAGGCCGCCGAGGCGCTGCGGCGGCTGCGCAAGCAGGACGCGGGGCGGGCCACGCTGCTGGTGGGCGCCGCCGACGACGAGGAGGGCGCCGGCCGGCCGGCCGACGAGCCGCCCGCGCCCTGGTGCTGGGCGGTCGATCTGGTGCGAGGGCCTGCCACGCTGCTGCCGGCCGTGCGCCGCCTGTTGGCCGGTGTGGTGGTGGTGGACACCCTGGACGACGCGCTGCGGCTGGTCTCGGCGCGGCCGGCGCTGACCGCCGTCACCGGCGAGGGCGATGTGCTCTCCCGCCGCCTGGCGCACGGCGGCTCGGCGGGCGCGCCCAGCACGCTTGAGGTGCGGGCCTCCGTGGACGAGGCGGAGGCCGAGGCGGAGCGGCTCGCCGCGCGCGCCGTCGAGTTGACCGCCGCCCGCGAGAGGGCCGTCGAACGGCGTCGGGCGGCTGCGGCGGCCGTCGAGGAGCTGGCGCGGCGGCGCAGCGCGGCCGAACGGGAGCGGTCCAGCGTGGCGCAGGACCTCGGGCGGCTCGGCGGCCAGTCCAGGGGCGCCGCGGGGGAGGCCGAACGGGCCGAGGCCGCGGTCGAGCGCGCCACCCAGGAGTTGACCCGGGCCGTGGAGCAGGCCGAGGAGTTGGCCGAACGGCTCGCCGTCACCGAGGAGACGAGCGAGGACGAGGACGATCCCGACACCTCGGTGCGCGACCGGCTGGCCGCCGACGGCGCCAACGCCAGGCAGACCGAGATGGAGGCCAGGCTCCAGGTCCGCACACACGAGGAGCGGGTGCGCGGTCTGGCGGGGCGCGCCGACTCGTTGGACCGCTCGGCGCGCGCTGAGCGCGAGGCCAGGGCCAGGGCGGAGCGGCGCCGGGCCAGGGCGCGGCACGAGGCCGAGGTCGCGGGCGCGGTCGCCGACGGGGCGCGGCAGCTGCTCGCCCATGCCGAGGCGTCGCTGGCCAGGGCCGAGGCGGAGCGCGCGGCGGCCGAGGCGGCCAAGGCGGAGCGCGAGCGGGCCCTGGACCAGGAGCGGTCGGCGGGGCGGGAGGTGAAGGACGAGCTGGACAAGCTCACGGACTCGGTGCACCGGGGCGAGGTGCTGGGCGCGGAGAAGCGGCTGCGCATCGAGCAGTTGGAGGCGCGGGCGCTGGAGGAGCTCGGCGTGGAGCCGGCGGGCCTGGTCGCCGAGTACGGTCCCGACCAGCTGGTGCCGCCCTCGCCGCCGGCCGAGGGCGAGGAACTGCCGGCGGATCCCGAGGATCCGCGCAACCAGCCGGTGCCGTTCGTCCGCGCCGCGCAGGAGAAGCGGCTGCGGGCGGCCGAGCGCGCCTACAAGCAGCTGGGCAAGGTGAATCCGCTGGCGCTTGAGGAGTTCTCCGCGCTGGAGGAGCGGCACCAGTTCCTGAGCGAGCAGTTGGAGGACCTCAAGAAGACCCGGGCCGATCTGTTGCAGATGGTGAAGGAGGTGGACGAGCGGGTTGAGGAGGTCTTCACCGCCGCCTACCACGACACCGCCAGGGAGTTCGAGGGCGTCTTCAGCCGGCTCTTCCCCGGCGGCGAGGGCCGGCTGGTGCTGACCGACCCGGACGACATGCTCGCCACCGGGGTCGAGGTGGAGGCCAGGCCCCCGGGGAAGAAGGTCAAACGCCTGTCGCTGCTCTCCGGCGGCGAGCGCTCGCTGACGGCCGTGGCCCTGCTGGTGTCCATCTTCAAGGCGCGCCCCAGCCCGTTCTATGTGATGGACGAGGTGGAGGCCGCGCTGGACGACACCAATCTGCAACGGCTGATCCGCATCATGCGGGAGTTGAAGGACAGCTCCCAACTCATCGTGATCACGCACCAGAAGCGGACGATGGAGGTCGCCGACGCGCTCTACGGGGTGTCGATGCAGGGCGACGGGGTCTCCAAGGTCATCAGCCAGCGACTCTCCTGA
- the ftsY gene encoding signal recognition particle-docking protein FtsY — MDTLLLVAVIAVVAVVAVSGLVVSRRRRPGPPPEGEGGRSATRPAPPEEPRVGDDAATPVDEERPTVEDVALPPAPGETAPPAEPEIEVPEPSAGRLVRLRARLARSQNSLGRGLLTLLSRERLDEDTWEEIEDTLLTADIGVGPTQELVERLRERVRVLGTRTPEDLKELLREELLVQLEPDLDRALHTEGGVSADGEERPAVVLVVGVNGTGKTTTTGKLARVLVADGRSVVLGAADTFRAAAADQLQTWGRRVGARTVRGPEGGDPASVAFDAVKEGITEGADVVLVDTAGRLHTKTGLMDELGKVKRVVEKQGPVNEVLLVLDATTGQNGLVQARVFAEVVDITGIALTKLDGTAKGGIVVAVQRELGVPVKLVGLGEGVDDLAPFEPEAFVDALLD; from the coding sequence ATGGACACTCTTCTCCTCGTCGCAGTCATCGCCGTGGTCGCCGTCGTGGCGGTCAGCGGCCTGGTCGTCAGTCGCAGGCGTCGGCCCGGGCCGCCGCCGGAGGGCGAGGGGGGGCGCAGCGCGACGCGTCCCGCGCCGCCGGAGGAGCCCAGGGTCGGTGACGACGCGGCGACGCCGGTCGACGAGGAGCGCCCCACCGTCGAGGATGTCGCGCTGCCGCCGGCCCCCGGCGAGACCGCGCCCCCGGCGGAGCCCGAGATCGAGGTCCCCGAGCCGTCTGCCGGCCGTCTCGTGCGGTTGCGCGCGCGGTTGGCGCGTTCGCAGAACTCCCTGGGCCGTGGCCTGTTGACGCTGCTCTCCCGGGAGCGTCTCGACGAGGACACCTGGGAGGAGATCGAGGACACGCTGCTGACCGCTGACATCGGGGTCGGTCCCACGCAGGAGCTGGTGGAGCGGCTGCGGGAGCGGGTCCGGGTGTTGGGCACGCGTACCCCCGAGGATCTGAAGGAGCTGCTCCGCGAGGAGCTGCTGGTCCAGCTGGAGCCGGATCTGGACCGCGCGCTGCACACCGAGGGCGGCGTCTCCGCCGATGGTGAGGAGCGCCCCGCCGTGGTGCTGGTGGTCGGCGTCAACGGCACGGGGAAGACCACCACCACGGGGAAGCTGGCCCGGGTGCTGGTGGCGGACGGCAGGTCCGTGGTGCTGGGCGCCGCCGACACCTTCCGTGCCGCCGCTGCCGACCAGCTCCAGACCTGGGGCCGGCGGGTGGGCGCGCGTACGGTGCGCGGCCCGGAGGGGGGCGATCCGGCGTCGGTGGCGTTCGACGCCGTCAAGGAGGGCATCACGGAGGGCGCCGACGTGGTGTTGGTGGACACGGCCGGTCGGCTGCACACCAAGACCGGGTTGATGGACGAGTTGGGCAAGGTCAAGCGGGTGGTGGAGAAGCAGGGCCCGGTGAACGAGGTGCTGTTGGTGCTGGACGCCACCACAGGACAGAACGGCCTGGTGCAGGCGCGGGTCTTCGCCGAGGTGGTGGACATCACCGGGATCGCGCTGACCAAGCTGGACGGCACCGCCAAGGGCGGCATCGTGGTGGCGGTGCAGCGCGAGCTGGGGGTGCCGGTGAAGCTGGTCGGCCTGGGCGAGGGCGTCGACGATCTCGCGCCGTTCGAGCCCGAGGCGTTCGTGGACGCGCTGCTCGACTAG
- a CDS encoding DNA primase, with amino-acid sequence MGFTIGGMRERGEPRPTIGRARRAPGRSPMDTAIAEYVGLWGWDVTPGAGLRLAAGRLRAECSCGRADCARPGAHPLPPARTILAGSPLDRALDIWADARAGTPSATALLSTGVAFDVLEVPESVARAALPRLDRLAVPMGPVALAPDGRAWFFVAPGVADELPQLLDKLGWSSIRLRLRGLGAGWHIAAPPSDFAGLGAVGWLRPPDLETAATPPSANPLLGALASLCHRLSPVEP; translated from the coding sequence ATGGGTTTCACCATCGGCGGCATGCGGGAACGTGGCGAACCACGCCCGACGATCGGCCGGGCACGGCGTGCTCCCGGCCGCTCCCCGATGGACACCGCGATCGCCGAGTACGTCGGGCTCTGGGGCTGGGACGTCACCCCGGGCGCCGGCCTGCGGCTGGCGGCTGGCCGGCTACGCGCCGAGTGCTCCTGCGGACGCGCGGACTGCGCCCGTCCGGGCGCCCATCCGCTGCCGCCCGCCCGCACCATCCTCGCCGGCAGCCCGCTCGACCGCGCCCTCGACATCTGGGCGGACGCCAGGGCCGGCACGCCGTCCGCCACCGCCCTGCTCTCCACCGGCGTGGCCTTCGACGTGCTGGAGGTGCCCGAGTCGGTGGCCAGGGCAGCGCTCCCCCGTCTCGACCGCCTCGCCGTCCCGATGGGCCCGGTCGCGCTGGCCCCCGACGGGCGCGCCTGGTTCTTCGTCGCTCCCGGCGTCGCCGACGAACTCCCGCAGCTGCTCGACAAGTTGGGCTGGAGCAGCATCCGGCTCCGGCTCCGTGGCCTGGGCGCCGGCTGGCATATCGCGGCCCCGCCGTCCGACTTCGCCGGGCTCGGCGCCGTCGGCTGGCTGCGCCCGCCGGATCTGGAGACGGCGGCGACCCCGCCGTCGGCCAACCCGCTGCTCGGCGCCCTCGCCAGCCTCTGCCACCGGCTGTCGCCCGTCGAGCCCTAG